A window from Electrophorus electricus isolate fEleEle1 chromosome 7, fEleEle1.pri, whole genome shotgun sequence encodes these proteins:
- the tagln gene encoding transgelin produces MANKGPSYGLSRQVQDKIDRKYDPDLEQRLVEWIMAQCGSGVGKPTEGKQGFQDWLKDGCVLSELINSLHHADKPVKKIQSSSMAFKQMEQVSQFLNAAEVYGVTKTDMFQTVDLWEGKDLAAVQRTLMALGSIAVTKDDGTFRGNPDWFFKKAQENRRDFSEDQLKSGKSVIGLQMGSNKGASQAGMTGYGRPRQIMNP; encoded by the exons ATGGCCAACAAGGGTCCGTCTTACGGGCTGAGCCGTCAGGTGCAGGACAAGATTGACAGGAAGTATGACCCCGACCTGGAGCAGCGTCTGGTTGAGTGGATCATGGCCCAGTGTGGCTCAGGGGTGGGCAAACCCACTGAGGGCAAGCAAGGCTTCCAGGACTGGCTGAAGGACGGATGC GTCTTGAGCGAACTCATCAACAGTTTGCATCATGCGGACAAACCCGTGAAGAAGATTCAGAGCTCATCGATGGCCTTCAAACAGATGGAGCAGGTGTCCCAGTTCCTCAACGCTGCGGAAGTGTATGGTGTGACCAAAACCGACATGTTCCAGACCGTCGACCTCTGGGAAG GGAAAGACTTGGCTGCCGTGCAGAGAACGCTGATGGCACTCGGCAGCATTGCGGTCACTAAGGATGATGGAACTTTCCGTGGAAACCCAGACTGGTTCTTCAA GAAAGCACAGGAGAACCGCCGGGATTTCTCCGAGGACCAGCTGAAATCGGGGAAAAGCGTTATCGGCTTGCAGATGGGCTCAAACAAAGGGGCGTCCCAAGCTGGAATGACAGGCTACGGCAGACCCAGACAGATCATGAACCCCTGA
- the pcsk7 gene encoding proprotein convertase subtilisin/kexin type 7, which produces MASSLFPLHVIVFVLTLPSAHPLLQLSSPLPAPTCEPGHSWAVQLRWGLEQEGGSLDELANQVAREAGMESHGQIGHLNGHYLLCRVQDEEGDPRVPGEVLGAHPNVLWHSQEGILRRAKRAMTFNDPQYPSQWHLHNDVKHGMDINVTGVWERDITGAGVTVVVVDDGVQHTLEDIQPNYCPEGSYDLNSNDPDPMPHPDTRNDNHHGTRCAGEIAAAPNNSFCAVGVAYGSRVAGIRVLDGPLTDSMEAVAFNKHYQINDVYSCSWGPDDDGRTVDGPHPLGKAALQHGVIAGRKGFGSIFVVASGNGGQYNDNCNYDGYANSIYTVTVGAVDENGRKPFYAEECASMLAVTFSSGGRHLRSIVTSDWSLQHASGCTEGHTGTSAAAPLAAGMVALMLQARPCLSWRDIQHIITYTATRYDTEADWEMNGAGFHHSHKHGFGLLNAWRLVNAAKVWESVPFLVSYQSPILKELETIPAYPNKLTLTWNVTAAALRQSGMQTLEHVSVTVTITHPRRGNLEIVLLCPSGMTSLIGARRILDTDGSGLVDWTFSTVRCWGEHAEGQYSLHVTDHRDGALSLGTLQSWKLTLYGSALSFQEVLDRQALVEEAMNGQYLHSNFSLPCPPGLAIPDEIMSPLTPNSLKLLLILGCSALFWSLYYTLELVLAHMNWRRLWRSVRRAGRSRIWSRPPSHVDSQTLDMEPMVVLEAKMPLIGKGEGT; this is translated from the exons ATGGCATCGTCCCTCTTTCCACTCCACGTCATTGTGTTTGTCTTGACCCTGCCATCCGCGCACCCCCTCCTGCAGCTCTCCTCGCCCCTCCCTGCGCCCACCTGTGAGCCCGGCCACTCCTGGGCAGTGCAACTGAGGTGGGGCCTAGAGCAGGAGGGCGGCTCCCTGGACGAGCTGGCCAACCAGGTGGCGCGGGAGGCGGGAATGGAGAGTCATGGGCAGATAGGGCATCTGAATGGCCACTACCTTCTCTGCCGGGTACAGGACGAGGAGGGGGACCCACGGGTGCCTGGTGAGGTCTTGGGCGCCCACCCCAACGTTCTCTGGCACTCACAAGAGGGCATCCTTCGCAGGGCAAAGCGAGCCATGACCTTCAATGATCCCCAATACCCGAGCCAGTGGCATTTG CACAACGATGTGAAGCATGGGATGGACATCAACGTGACGGGCGTGTGGGAGCGCGACATCACGGGAGCGGGCGTCACCGTGGTTGTCGTGGACGACGGCGTGCAGCACACGCTGGAGGACATTCAGCCCAACTAC tgTCCAGAGGGCAGTTACGACCTGAACTCCAACGACCCGGATCCCATGCCGCACCCCGACACACGGAACGACAACCACCACGGCACGCGGTGCGCCGGCGAGATTGCCGCCGCACCCAACAACAGCTTCTGCGCCGTGGGCGTGGCTTATGGCAGCAGAGTGGCAG GCATCCGAGTCCTGGACGGACCGCTCACGGATAGCATGGAGGCGGTGGCGTTCAATAAACATTACCAGATCAACGATGTTTACAGCTGCAG CTGGGGTCCAGACGACGATGGTCGAACAGTTGATGGACCGCATCCGCTCGGCAAG GCGGCTCTGCAACACGGAGTCATAGCAGGCAGAAAGGGCTTTGGGAGCATCTTTGTCGTAGCTAGCGGCAACGGGGGACAGTACAACGACAACTGCAACTACGACGGCTACGCTAACTCCATCTACACGGTGACAGTCG GGGCGGTGGATGAGAACGGGAGGAAGCCGTTCTATGCAGAGGAGTGCGCCTCCATGCTGGCCGTCACCTTCAGCAGCGGGGGGCGCCATTTACGCAGCATC gtgacgTCAGACTGGTCACTGCAGCACGCCTCGGGCTGTACAGAGGGGCACACGGGCACCTCTGCGGCGGCGCCCCTGGCTGCAGGCATGGTGGCGCTGATGCTGCAGGCACGGCCCTGTCTGAGCTGGCGCGACATCCAGCACATCATCACCTACACGGCCACACGG tatgACACTGAGGCAGACTGGGAGATGAATGGCGCGGGCTTCCATCATAGCCACAAACATGGCTTTGGCCTTCTCAACGCCTGGAGATTGGTGAATGCTGCCAAG GTTTGGGAGTCTGTGCCCTTCTTGGTGTCCTATCAGAGTCCCATTCTAAAAGAACTGGAGACCATCCCAGCATATCCAAACAAACTCACCCTCACCTGGAATG TCACAGCTGCGGCCCTCAGGCAATCGGGTATGCAGACCCTAGAACATGTGTCCGTTACCGTGACGATAACCCACCCTCGACGTGGCAACCTGGAGATTGTGTTGCTTTGCCCAAGTGGAATGACCTCACTGATCGGGGCCAGGAGAATCCTGGacac AGATGGCAGCGGCCTCGTCGACTGGACCTTCTCCACCGTACGATGCTGGGGAGAGCATGCTGAGGGCCAGTACAGCCTCCACGTCACTGACCACA GAGACGGGGCCCTGTCCCTGGGCACTCTTCAAAGCTGGAAGCTCACTCTGTATGGATCTGCACTGTCCTTTCAGGAGGTGCTGGACAGACAGGC GCTCGTGGAGGAGGCCATGAATGGGCAGTACCTGCACAGTAACTTCTCCCTGCCCTGTCCTCCAGGATTAGCCATTCCTGATGAAATAATGAGTCCCTTGACCCCCAACAGCCTGAAG TTGCTGCTGATACTGGGCTGCTCCGCCCTGTTCTGGTCCCTGTACTACACCCTGGAGCTGGTGCTGGCTCACATGAACTGGCGGAGACTATGGCGCTCGGTGCGGCGGGCCGGGCGGAGCAGGATTTGGTCCAGGCCCCCTAGCCACGTGGACAGCCAGACATTGGATATGGAGCCCATGGTAGTCCTGGAGGCCAAAATGCCCCTCATCGGTAAAGGCGAGGGCACGTAG